One window of Brevibacillus choshinensis genomic DNA carries:
- a CDS encoding TetR/AcrR family transcriptional regulator, translated as MVSKQEMRSEETKKAILTAAAELFSVKGFDAVSIREIAKAAGCSHTTLYIYFKDKEALLHQLSVEPLQALQQQMENVLSQHSLSPEDQLKKVSTQFIEFCLLHRTMYTLFFIVKASRIDVEAEPSTELQKLRTKLFGTLRLALLQCLPAGGKEEQVLAFARIYFYTLHGIIGTYTQSEETMEQLKERLASTFEMSVEVVLAGSKQMMDRGEG; from the coding sequence ATGGTAAGCAAACAGGAAATGAGATCCGAAGAAACCAAAAAGGCTATTTTAACAGCGGCTGCCGAGTTGTTTTCCGTAAAAGGCTTTGATGCGGTATCCATCCGCGAGATCGCTAAGGCAGCAGGATGCTCGCATACGACACTGTACATTTACTTTAAAGACAAGGAAGCCCTGCTTCACCAGCTGTCTGTAGAGCCTTTGCAAGCTCTGCAGCAGCAGATGGAGAACGTCTTGTCTCAGCACAGCCTTTCTCCCGAAGACCAATTGAAGAAGGTCAGTACGCAGTTCATTGAGTTTTGCTTGCTCCATCGTACGATGTACACGTTGTTCTTTATAGTGAAGGCGTCTCGAATTGATGTAGAAGCCGAACCGTCAACGGAGCTGCAAAAGCTGCGTACGAAGCTTTTCGGGACCTTGAGACTGGCACTGCTGCAATGCCTTCCAGCAGGAGGAAAGGAAGAACAAGTGCTCGCATTCGCACGCATCTACTTTTATACCTTGCATGGAATCATCGGGACGTACACGCAATCAGAGGAAACGATGGAGCAGTTGAAGGAAAGGCTGGCCTCGACTTTTGAAATGTCGGTCGAGGTCGTGCTCGCGGGAAGTAAACAAATGATGGACAGAGGAGAGGGTTAA
- a CDS encoding flagellar cap protein FliD N-terminal domain-containing protein, with the protein MKVNRINHIPFSQRVGRYHFQMVQAKLHTPVDPIISYNLQPFYTREQQWMTELSDSLSRLYRYSSDLDKAAREFDPERKDSAINERLAISSDPEAATAEAHARAKSRTYHLDIIRLAKTQTNKGKMKESASPTSVSEGQQQFSVVTGEQEESFAFYSHASDSHAQSIQRIENALHTQSHSAVSPRVDAIGSMQALVIESGGTGTDHSFSLHDQKGNSVRALGVQHVETPARDAEYLLDGSLHYSSDNQITIGNGEVRVSMLQAGRDTVSITVSPATERLLQQTRRLVSSFNRLQLFLHEQQESLATQKLETFERVAQAAKGVLNQYGIRLLPDGQMELDDQTWLEAVQVRYDDFAEAMKGLAKQFREETLRVQTMPLGSFSRSFDDAGSRLPYASLSPSSLHYLHVASTGLFINLLF; encoded by the coding sequence ATGAAAGTGAACCGGATCAACCATATCCCATTCAGTCAGCGGGTCGGTCGCTACCATTTTCAGATGGTTCAGGCGAAACTGCACACCCCTGTCGACCCGATTATCAGTTACAACCTTCAACCGTTCTACACCCGAGAGCAACAATGGATGACAGAGCTGTCCGATTCGTTGTCACGACTTTATCGCTACTCCTCTGATCTGGATAAAGCAGCTCGCGAGTTCGATCCCGAGCGTAAAGACAGTGCGATCAACGAACGGTTGGCGATCAGCTCAGATCCTGAGGCCGCGACGGCAGAGGCACATGCACGTGCCAAATCACGCACGTACCACCTCGACATCATCCGCTTGGCAAAAACTCAGACCAACAAAGGGAAAATGAAAGAAAGTGCGTCCCCTACTTCTGTGTCGGAAGGCCAACAACAGTTTTCTGTTGTGACGGGAGAACAGGAAGAATCGTTCGCGTTTTATTCCCACGCTTCTGATTCCCACGCGCAGAGTATTCAGCGGATAGAAAACGCTCTACACACCCAGAGTCATTCCGCTGTATCCCCGCGAGTAGATGCTATCGGTAGCATGCAAGCTCTCGTCATCGAAAGCGGCGGGACAGGAACCGATCATTCCTTTTCTTTGCACGATCAGAAAGGAAACAGCGTACGTGCACTAGGTGTCCAGCATGTAGAAACACCAGCTCGCGATGCCGAATACCTTCTCGATGGATCCCTGCACTACTCTTCCGATAACCAGATCACCATCGGAAACGGTGAGGTACGCGTGTCGATGCTACAAGCGGGAAGAGATACGGTATCGATCACCGTTTCACCTGCTACAGAACGCTTGCTCCAACAAACACGACGATTGGTGAGTTCCTTTAACCGTCTGCAGCTCTTTCTTCACGAACAACAGGAATCCTTGGCTACACAAAAGCTCGAGACGTTCGAACGAGTCGCTCAAGCTGCAAAAGGCGTTCTGAATCAATACGGCATCAGGCTGTTGCCAGATGGTCAGATGGAGTTGGATGACCAAACGTGGCTGGAGGCTGTACAAGTCCGCTACGACGATTTTGCTGAAGCCATGAAAGGGTTGGCGAAGCAGTTTCGAGAGGAAACCCTGCGCGTCCAAACCATGCCGCTAGGCTCCTTTTCCCGATCCTTTGACGATGCAGGCAGCCGACTGCCGTACGCATCACTGTCCCCATCCAGCCTGCACTACTTGCATGTAGCCAGCACCGGATTGTTTATCAACCTCTTGTTCTAA
- the pyc gene encoding pyruvate carboxylase — translation MQKRKINRLLVANRGEIAIRIFRAATELGIRTVAIYSEQDNVSIHRFKADESYLVGAGKGPIEAYLDIESIIEIAKRNDIDAIHPGYGFLAENAEFAQRCQDEGIIFIGPSPELIERFGDKVEARRLAIEANIPVIPGTPEPIETLQEALLFAKEHGYPIIIKGVSGGGGRGMRIVRSQDELQDSLDRARSEARSSFGNAKVYLERYLEQPKHIEVQILGDNHGNIVHLYERDCSVQRRHQKVVEVAPSLSLDDALRNEICQSALTLMQKAGYSNAGTVEFLLTPDKRFYFIEVNPRIQVEHTITELITGIDIVQAQIRVAEGHVLSDEEIGIASQDDISMNGFAIQCRVTTEDAENNFLPDAGRLLAWRTGGGFGVRLDGGNGYPGAIITPFYDSLLVKISTYGTSFDQAARKMLRTLREFRIRGVKTNLPFLENVVTHPDFLSGSYDTSFIDTKPELFIFPGRQDRGTKLLSYIGNTIVNGYPGLGKPEKKPHFDSPRIPRTPFSQPYPEGTKQILDRDGADGLVRWIQDQKQVLITDTTFRDAHQSLFATRVRTYDLASVAEATGKLGAGLFSLEMWGGATFDTSMRFLQESPWERLQILRQRIPNVLFQMLLRGANAVGYTNYPDNVIHSFVKASAENGIDVFRIFDSLNWLPGMQTAIEAVRDTGKIAEASICYTGDILDPSKTKYTLAYYVELAKQLEKAGAHILAIKDMAGLLKPYAAYELVRALKQEVGIPIHLHTHDTSGNGAAMLLKAIEAGVDIVDACVSSMSGLTSQPSLNGLIASLSHTERDSKLSLESFNKLSDYWEDVRPYYQGFESGMKASNTEVYVHEMPGGQYTNLEQQAKAVGLEGRWEEVKQMYAVVNQMCGDIVKVTPSSKVVGDMALFMVQNNLTEENIWEKGARLDFPDSVIQFFQGYLGQPPGGFPKPLQELVLKGRDAFTARPGELLAPINFTQVAKELVDKTDREPNELDVLSYIMYPQVYLQYDQRMKEYGDLSVLNTSTFFYGLRPGEETAITIERGKTLVIKLVAVGELHPDGRRIIYFELNGQPREIFVRDQSAVVSELVRRKADAQNQAHLGASMPGKVLKVLVSEGDKVRKGEHLLVSEAMKMETTIQAPMDGKIKSVYVKAGEAIETGDLLIEME, via the coding sequence ATGCAAAAGAGAAAAATTAATCGTTTACTGGTTGCCAACCGTGGAGAGATCGCCATCCGAATCTTCCGTGCCGCTACCGAGCTAGGAATCCGTACTGTTGCGATTTACTCTGAGCAGGATAACGTCTCGATTCATCGTTTCAAAGCGGACGAGTCCTATTTGGTAGGTGCCGGAAAAGGACCTATCGAAGCCTATCTAGACATCGAAAGCATCATCGAAATTGCCAAGCGCAACGACATCGATGCGATTCACCCAGGCTACGGCTTCCTCGCAGAAAATGCAGAGTTTGCCCAACGCTGTCAAGATGAAGGGATTATCTTTATCGGTCCATCACCAGAGCTGATTGAAAGGTTTGGCGACAAGGTCGAAGCGAGACGCCTCGCAATCGAAGCGAACATTCCAGTCATCCCTGGAACACCTGAGCCTATTGAAACGCTGCAGGAAGCCCTCCTCTTTGCCAAGGAGCATGGCTATCCGATCATTATTAAAGGAGTTTCTGGCGGTGGCGGTCGCGGCATGCGCATCGTCCGCAGTCAAGACGAGCTGCAGGATTCCCTCGATCGCGCCCGCTCTGAAGCGCGTTCGTCGTTTGGAAATGCAAAAGTATATTTGGAGCGTTACCTCGAGCAACCGAAGCACATCGAAGTTCAAATCCTGGGTGACAACCACGGCAACATCGTTCACCTCTACGAACGCGATTGCTCCGTGCAACGCCGTCATCAAAAAGTAGTCGAAGTCGCACCTAGCTTGTCTCTCGACGATGCTTTGCGAAATGAAATATGCCAATCAGCCCTAACCTTGATGCAAAAAGCAGGCTACTCCAATGCCGGTACTGTCGAGTTCTTGCTCACACCTGACAAACGTTTTTATTTTATTGAAGTAAACCCACGTATCCAGGTTGAGCATACCATTACCGAACTGATCACAGGGATTGATATCGTACAAGCACAGATCCGCGTCGCCGAAGGACATGTTCTCTCTGATGAGGAGATCGGCATTGCCTCTCAGGATGATATCTCGATGAACGGATTTGCTATCCAGTGCCGTGTGACCACAGAGGATGCCGAAAATAACTTCCTGCCCGATGCAGGACGACTCTTGGCGTGGCGTACCGGTGGTGGCTTTGGCGTACGTCTCGACGGTGGAAACGGCTACCCTGGCGCGATTATTACCCCTTTCTACGATTCGCTTCTGGTCAAAATCTCGACTTATGGCACAAGCTTTGATCAAGCTGCTCGCAAAATGCTGCGGACTTTGCGCGAATTCCGGATTCGTGGCGTGAAGACCAACCTGCCTTTCTTGGAAAATGTCGTGACTCACCCCGATTTCCTGAGTGGCAGCTACGACACTTCCTTTATTGATACAAAGCCGGAGCTATTTATTTTCCCTGGTCGACAAGACAGGGGGACGAAATTACTTTCCTACATCGGGAATACGATTGTCAATGGGTATCCGGGTCTCGGCAAGCCTGAGAAAAAACCACATTTCGATTCACCGCGCATCCCACGTACGCCATTTAGCCAGCCTTATCCGGAAGGCACCAAACAAATCCTGGATCGCGATGGTGCTGATGGACTCGTAAGGTGGATTCAGGATCAGAAACAGGTGCTCATTACAGATACGACGTTTCGCGACGCTCACCAATCGTTGTTTGCGACGCGTGTGCGAACGTACGACCTTGCCTCCGTGGCTGAAGCGACTGGCAAGCTAGGAGCCGGGCTCTTCTCCCTGGAAATGTGGGGTGGCGCTACCTTTGACACTTCGATGCGCTTTTTGCAGGAATCGCCGTGGGAACGATTGCAAATCTTGCGTCAACGCATTCCGAACGTCTTGTTCCAAATGCTCTTGCGAGGGGCAAACGCTGTTGGCTATACAAACTACCCGGATAATGTCATCCACTCCTTCGTCAAGGCATCTGCTGAAAATGGCATTGACGTATTCCGTATCTTTGACAGCTTGAACTGGCTGCCAGGCATGCAAACAGCCATCGAAGCTGTCCGTGACACCGGTAAAATTGCGGAAGCCTCGATCTGCTATACAGGTGACATTCTCGATCCATCGAAAACCAAATACACGCTAGCCTACTACGTCGAGCTGGCGAAGCAATTGGAAAAAGCCGGTGCTCATATCCTCGCGATTAAAGACATGGCAGGTTTGTTGAAGCCTTACGCAGCCTATGAGCTAGTACGTGCCCTAAAGCAGGAGGTTGGAATCCCGATTCACCTGCACACACACGACACGTCCGGAAATGGCGCAGCAATGCTCCTCAAAGCAATCGAAGCAGGTGTAGATATTGTAGACGCGTGCGTCAGCTCGATGTCTGGTCTGACTTCCCAGCCTAGTCTGAACGGTCTGATCGCCAGTCTGTCACACACCGAGCGAGACAGTAAGCTCTCCCTCGAATCCTTTAACAAACTCTCGGACTATTGGGAAGATGTCCGCCCGTACTACCAAGGTTTTGAAAGTGGCATGAAAGCGAGCAACACAGAGGTGTATGTTCACGAAATGCCAGGTGGTCAGTACACTAATCTGGAGCAGCAAGCCAAAGCAGTCGGATTGGAAGGACGCTGGGAAGAAGTCAAACAAATGTATGCCGTCGTCAACCAGATGTGCGGGGATATCGTGAAGGTAACCCCTTCTTCCAAGGTAGTAGGAGACATGGCGTTGTTTATGGTGCAGAACAATCTCACGGAAGAAAACATCTGGGAGAAAGGCGCACGACTCGACTTCCCAGATTCGGTCATTCAGTTCTTCCAAGGATATCTGGGTCAACCGCCAGGCGGGTTCCCGAAACCATTGCAAGAGCTCGTCTTGAAAGGTCGCGATGCCTTCACAGCTCGCCCGGGTGAATTGCTCGCTCCGATCAACTTTACGCAAGTGGCGAAGGAGCTGGTAGATAAAACCGACCGTGAACCGAATGAGCTCGACGTCCTCTCCTACATCATGTATCCACAGGTGTATCTGCAGTACGATCAACGCATGAAGGAATACGGAGACCTCTCCGTTCTGAATACTTCCACCTTCTTCTACGGACTGCGCCCAGGGGAAGAGACAGCGATCACGATCGAGCGAGGCAAAACACTCGTCATCAAGCTTGTCGCTGTCGGCGAGCTGCATCCGGACGGACGACGCATCATTTACTTTGAATTGAACGGACAGCCTCGCGAAATCTTCGTGCGCGATCAGTCTGCCGTCGTAAGTGAGCTAGTACGTCGCAAGGCTGATGCGCAGAACCAGGCTCATTTGGGGGCCTCCATGCCGGGGAAAGTGCTAAAGGTACTCGTCTCTGAGGGTGACAAGGTACGCAAAGGGGAGCATCTCCTGGTTAGTGAAGCGATGAAGATGGAAACAACCATTCAGGCCCCAATGGACGGAAAAATTAAGTCCGTATATGTAAAAGCAGGCGAAGCCATTGAGACCGGAGATCTCCTCATTGAAATGGAATAA
- the tpx gene encoding thiol peroxidase, translated as MTTAVERQGAFVFKGGPVTLLGPEIKVGDTAPDFTVVGGDLGPVTLADSKGTVRIISVIPSIDTGVCDAQTRRFNEEAAKLDGVTVLTVSVDLPFAQNRWCGAAGIDKVKTVSDHKDLSFGTAYGVAIKEFRLLSRAVFVIDANDKVVHAEYVAAAGEHPNYEAAIAAAQAAK; from the coding sequence ATGACAACTGCTGTAGAGCGCCAAGGCGCATTTGTATTCAAAGGTGGCCCTGTTACTTTGTTGGGTCCAGAAATCAAGGTGGGCGATACTGCTCCTGATTTCACTGTAGTAGGTGGCGACCTCGGCCCAGTAACTCTGGCTGATTCCAAAGGAACGGTTCGCATCATCTCCGTAATCCCTTCTATTGACACAGGTGTTTGCGATGCGCAAACTCGTCGTTTCAACGAAGAAGCAGCGAAACTGGATGGTGTAACTGTCCTGACTGTGTCCGTTGACCTGCCATTCGCGCAAAACCGTTGGTGCGGTGCTGCTGGTATCGACAAAGTGAAAACTGTGTCTGACCACAAAGACCTGTCCTTTGGTACTGCGTATGGCGTAGCCATCAAAGAATTCCGCCTCTTGTCCCGCGCAGTATTTGTAATCGACGCGAACGACAAAGTGGTACACGCTGAGTATGTTGCGGCTGCTGGTGAGCATCCAAACTACGAAGCTGCGATCGCTGCTGCACAAGCTGCGAAGTAA
- a CDS encoding class I SAM-dependent methyltransferase: protein MFFEIHKDIPREGPGNNESTRRAFHMLTDLTVHPHVLDVGCGPGMQTKELANLTDGTITALDRHAPFLQKLDAWIAENGLTKKIKTVQGDMFDLPFEEQSMDLIWSEGAIYIIGFERGLRGWRKLLKPRGYLVLVVSELTWLKEERPSEIEAFWMENYPGIKSAVANEGIAEHAGYQLINHFTLPEAGWWEYYRPLEQRVEMLREQFPGQVNMLDALDETQREIELYKKYSAYYGYTFYILQRQDRE from the coding sequence ATGTTTTTTGAAATTCATAAAGACATTCCACGCGAAGGTCCTGGGAACAACGAGAGTACGAGAAGAGCCTTTCACATGCTGACCGATCTTACCGTACATCCGCACGTTCTCGATGTGGGCTGCGGACCAGGTATGCAGACAAAAGAACTCGCCAACTTGACGGACGGTACCATTACGGCTCTCGATCGTCATGCACCGTTTCTGCAAAAGCTGGATGCTTGGATCGCGGAGAATGGACTCACGAAGAAGATCAAGACCGTACAAGGCGACATGTTCGACCTCCCTTTTGAGGAACAGAGTATGGATTTGATCTGGTCAGAAGGCGCTATTTATATCATTGGGTTTGAACGCGGTCTGCGCGGGTGGAGGAAATTGCTCAAGCCTCGTGGTTATCTGGTACTGGTAGTCTCAGAATTGACATGGTTAAAGGAAGAGCGCCCGTCTGAGATAGAGGCCTTTTGGATGGAAAACTACCCGGGGATCAAATCGGCCGTGGCAAACGAGGGGATCGCAGAGCATGCTGGCTATCAACTCATCAACCATTTTACGCTGCCCGAAGCAGGCTGGTGGGAATACTACAGACCGCTCGAACAGCGGGTCGAGATGCTTCGTGAGCAGTTCCCTGGCCAAGTGAACATGCTGGACGCACTGGATGAGACACAGAGAGAAATCGAATTGTACAAAAAGTATAGCGCCTATTACGGTTACACGTTCTACATTTTGCAGCGACAAGATCGGGAATAA
- the ytfJ gene encoding GerW family sporulation protein encodes MADHPIQGLMRTAMENIKQMVDVNTIIGDPVETPDGSVILPISKVGFGFAAGGSEFQYDRDHPGTLSYPFGGGSGGGVSITPVAFLVVGKQGIRSIPLENSTHLYDRILDSVPQFVDKMQAMFSKKDETTLHSTTVVTKVEDNDLEDLMERS; translated from the coding sequence TTGGCAGACCACCCGATTCAAGGCTTAATGCGAACGGCGATGGAAAATATCAAGCAAATGGTCGATGTGAACACGATCATCGGGGATCCGGTTGAGACGCCGGACGGCAGCGTCATCTTGCCAATCTCCAAAGTGGGTTTCGGGTTTGCGGCAGGGGGAAGTGAATTTCAGTACGATCGTGACCACCCTGGCACGCTAAGTTATCCATTTGGTGGGGGGAGTGGCGGAGGCGTTTCCATCACTCCCGTAGCATTTCTAGTGGTAGGAAAGCAAGGAATTCGCTCTATCCCTCTGGAAAACTCGACGCATCTGTACGATCGAATTCTGGACTCCGTTCCTCAATTCGTGGACAAGATGCAAGCGATGTTTAGTAAAAAAGATGAGACGACGCTTCATTCCACTACGGTGGTGACAAAGGTCGAGGACAATGACCTGGAAGATTTGATGGAGCGGAGCTGA
- a CDS encoding gamma-glutamylcyclotransferase family protein, translating into MIPVFVYGTLLEGFQNHGLYVKPYQHQAIPAKIKGEIYHLPQGYPGLLEGTDDVIGAILYFLPEEYEAALAGLDELETYFGPNDPRNEYDRIKVTAVLLHTNEEMTTYVYRYLDEEYVRSLGCRVHDGDWRSYMLAQEAE; encoded by the coding sequence ATGATACCCGTGTTTGTGTACGGCACACTTTTAGAGGGATTTCAAAACCACGGTTTATATGTAAAACCTTACCAACATCAAGCCATTCCTGCCAAAATCAAAGGCGAAATCTATCATTTGCCCCAGGGCTATCCGGGCTTGCTGGAGGGGACGGATGACGTCATAGGAGCCATTCTCTACTTTTTACCAGAGGAGTACGAGGCTGCTCTGGCTGGGCTGGACGAGCTGGAAACGTATTTCGGGCCGAATGATCCACGAAACGAATACGACCGTATCAAGGTGACTGCAGTCCTATTACATACAAACGAAGAGATGACTACCTACGTCTATCGCTATCTGGACGAGGAGTATGTCAGGAGTCTGGGATGCCGAGTGCATGATGGGGATTGGCGCAGCTATATGCTAGCTCAGGAAGCTGAATAG
- a CDS encoding S-layer homology domain-containing protein: MRKTLILASLVTMMIIGSPVVEAKTNETETSTTPYSDVAGHWAEKQIEQLYIAGAVGQMDAFRPDDSVTRGEIITMFVKAKGIEPVKLTQSSFADIPADNWLSPYAETAYRLGIVHGQKQGNRVYLNPNQPVHREEMVSILTRSMGQSGAVNQVKWSTTVQSLAKYQDGDSVKEDYQRPLVYALENRLVSPYTDGTLKPQTTITRAEAATYAAMHLLTSKAADQQALTNGTAYREKLTVKTTAYSYPSNSSVLSYLEYPLRKGVVAVDPNVIPLGTHLYIDGYGYAVAADIGGAVKQRHVDLYLPSLTEAQGYGMKQGVNVYILD; the protein is encoded by the coding sequence ATGAGGAAAACACTGATTCTGGCCTCGCTGGTAACCATGATGATCATAGGATCGCCAGTCGTAGAGGCAAAGACGAACGAAACCGAGACTTCTACCACCCCGTACTCAGACGTTGCAGGTCATTGGGCAGAAAAGCAGATTGAACAATTATACATAGCGGGAGCAGTAGGTCAAATGGACGCTTTTCGCCCAGATGACTCTGTGACGCGCGGCGAAATAATTACCATGTTCGTCAAGGCAAAGGGGATTGAACCCGTCAAATTGACACAATCTTCTTTCGCTGATATTCCTGCAGACAACTGGTTGTCACCTTACGCGGAGACAGCTTATCGATTGGGAATAGTTCATGGACAAAAACAAGGCAATCGGGTCTACCTGAATCCGAATCAGCCAGTACATAGAGAAGAGATGGTTTCCATTCTCACCCGTTCAATGGGGCAGAGCGGAGCTGTCAATCAGGTGAAATGGTCGACCACTGTTCAGTCCTTGGCCAAGTATCAGGACGGAGACAGCGTCAAAGAGGATTACCAGCGTCCACTCGTATACGCGTTGGAGAATCGCTTGGTCAGTCCTTACACAGATGGTACCCTCAAACCGCAAACGACGATCACACGGGCAGAAGCGGCTACCTATGCAGCCATGCATCTACTGACGTCTAAGGCAGCGGATCAACAGGCACTTACAAACGGGACAGCCTATCGTGAGAAGCTGACCGTAAAGACTACCGCCTACAGTTATCCGAGTAATTCATCGGTGCTGTCGTATCTCGAATACCCACTACGTAAAGGGGTAGTCGCTGTTGATCCGAATGTGATTCCACTCGGGACTCACTTGTACATCGATGGATATGGCTACGCGGTAGCAGCAGACATCGGCGGAGCTGTTAAACAACGCCATGTAGACTTGTACCTTCCCTCCCTTACTGAGGCACAAGGATATGGGATGAAGCAAGGGGTAAACGTATACATTCTAGATTGA
- a CDS encoding DUF2953 domain-containing protein, protein MSWLIVIVIVMVILLFITPVQIMLFYGRVGENDHVIVELSAWFRLIRRKYEIPMVFLKQSEAGPELVAKVETVQQKNRTKEKIKDLTRKQMNKWYHNYRDLLEKIHDLQPMFSQLFKRIRCTKLDWHTVMGTGQASETGALTGIIWGVKSMLIGVISHSISLRVIPRMSVQPTWNQAMIRTQFHCVLHVTLGHIIVVAAKMYFQLRKGRDRKWRTAPSEA, encoded by the coding sequence GTGAGCTGGCTGATTGTGATCGTAATCGTTATGGTCATCTTGTTATTCATTACTCCCGTACAGATCATGCTCTTCTACGGACGGGTCGGAGAAAACGATCATGTCATCGTTGAGCTGTCCGCATGGTTCCGCTTGATTCGCAGAAAGTACGAGATTCCCATGGTATTTCTAAAACAGTCAGAGGCGGGTCCTGAGCTGGTAGCTAAGGTAGAGACAGTTCAGCAAAAAAACAGAACCAAGGAAAAAATAAAGGATCTCACGCGAAAGCAAATGAACAAATGGTATCACAATTACCGTGACCTATTAGAGAAGATCCATGATCTTCAACCAATGTTTAGTCAGTTATTCAAGCGTATACGGTGCACCAAGCTGGATTGGCACACGGTAATGGGAACAGGACAAGCATCCGAGACAGGAGCACTGACCGGAATCATTTGGGGAGTCAAGAGCATGCTCATCGGCGTGATTTCCCACTCTATTTCCTTACGAGTCATCCCCCGTATGAGCGTACAGCCAACATGGAACCAAGCCATGATTCGTACACAGTTTCACTGTGTTCTCCATGTGACTTTGGGACATATCATTGTCGTTGCAGCCAAAATGTATTTTCAGTTGAGAAAAGGTCGAGATCGCAAGTGGCGAACAGCCCCTTCAGAGGCGTAA
- a CDS encoding MBL fold metallo-hydrolase: MKVEQISQHIWSLHTWMVIPLRVWVVVEPDGVTLVDAGIPFMAKGILSFIDQLNAGPLKQILLTHGHSDHVGAVKRILANRKAPVYAHEIEIPYLEGKLAYPRRKKAEVTVTPGVVQPLRAKEEGGLATTAGLTPYLTPGHSPGHVVYYHEADQVMLAGDLFTSKAGRLHKPMPMFTADMAEALKSSLILRELQPVHLEVCHGKPVKNPAEHLEEYLQATAAAHAIPRSV; this comes from the coding sequence ATGAAAGTAGAACAAATCTCTCAGCACATTTGGAGTCTGCATACTTGGATGGTCATTCCTCTTCGTGTCTGGGTCGTGGTGGAGCCAGATGGCGTCACGCTGGTGGACGCAGGAATACCTTTTATGGCAAAAGGAATTCTTTCTTTTATCGATCAGCTGAACGCAGGACCACTGAAGCAAATTTTACTGACGCACGGACACTCTGATCACGTGGGGGCAGTGAAGCGCATATTGGCGAACAGGAAAGCTCCGGTGTACGCCCATGAGATCGAAATACCTTATTTGGAAGGAAAGCTTGCATATCCTCGTCGTAAAAAGGCGGAGGTTACGGTGACGCCGGGAGTCGTGCAGCCACTTCGGGCAAAGGAAGAGGGAGGCCTTGCGACTACTGCAGGACTGACGCCTTATCTCACGCCAGGTCATTCTCCTGGCCACGTAGTCTACTATCATGAAGCCGATCAAGTGATGTTAGCAGGTGATTTGTTTACGTCGAAGGCGGGGAGGCTGCACAAGCCGATGCCGATGTTTACTGCCGATATGGCAGAAGCATTGAAGAGCAGTCTGATCTTACGGGAACTTCAGCCAGTTCATTTGGAGGTATGCCACGGAAAGCCTGTAAAGAATCCAGCGGAACATCTGGAAGAGTATTTACAAGCAACAGCAGCGGCGCATGCGATTCCAAGAAGTGTGTGA